One Deltaproteobacteria bacterium genomic window carries:
- the ligA gene encoding NAD-dependent DNA ligase LigA encodes MTKGDLKKEIERLREEIDFHNYRYYVLDSPVISDAEYDKLMHRLEEIEGKHPDLITSDSPTQRVGAKPLEAFGNIKHTVPMLSLSNAFTREEAADFDNRIKKLLKIDSNIEYVAEPKMDGLAVELVYRDGRFKAGSTRGDGYTGEDVTQNIRTIRSIPMRLLHGSRLTVHGSRLSIPSHLEVRGEMFLPIKAFERLNKERGKSSEPLFANPRNAAAGSLRQLDPRITAIRPLDIFCYGIGAVEGIKFKTHWETLQTLKAFGFKVNPLIKICKGIDAVMDYHKDMEKMRENLPYELDGIVIKVNSLELQERLGVITRSPRWALAYKFKPRQETTRIKNIEIGVGRTGALTPVAVMEPVGLGGVTIERATLHNQDEIGRKDIRIGDTVVVERAGDVIPEVVMVVKDKRTGKEVVYKIPDKCPLCGSRVERVGAIHFCTGGLLCPAQVKETIRHFASKRAMDIEGLGERNIEQFVDDGLIKDVADLYYLKKGDILKLERWAEKSAENLIDAVEKSKTPALPRIIYALGIRQVGERMAQILAEEFGSLKILMGADKERLLSVRDIGPETAESIFDFFHEPHNIKVIENLKKAGVVFPEMIKTEVPSGRGKLSGKTFLFTGALESFSRDEARELVEKLGGKTASGVSKNIDYVVGGSEPGSKYNKAVKLGLKIITEDEFKNMMK; translated from the coding sequence ATGACAAAGGGAGATTTAAAAAAAGAGATTGAAAGGCTTCGTGAAGAGATAGATTTTCACAATTACCGCTACTATGTCCTGGACAGCCCTGTTATCTCTGATGCTGAATATGATAAACTCATGCATAGGCTTGAGGAGATTGAGGGCAAGCACCCCGATTTGATTACATCTGATTCACCTACGCAAAGGGTTGGCGCAAAACCATTAGAGGCATTTGGAAATATTAAACATACTGTACCGATGTTGTCTTTAAGTAATGCCTTCACCCGGGAAGAGGCGGCAGATTTTGACAACAGGATAAAAAAACTTTTAAAAATAGATAGCAATATCGAATATGTTGCTGAGCCAAAGATGGATGGCCTTGCAGTGGAACTTGTTTACAGAGATGGCAGGTTTAAAGCAGGTTCAACAAGAGGTGATGGATATACAGGAGAGGATGTAACGCAGAATATAAGGACGATAAGGAGTATCCCGATGAGGCTGCTCCACGGCTCACGGCTCACGGTTCACGGCTCACGGCTTTCCATCCCTTCTCATCTTGAAGTTAGGGGCGAGATGTTTTTACCTATCAAGGCATTTGAAAGACTGAACAAGGAAAGGGGAAAGAGCAGTGAGCCGCTTTTTGCAAACCCAAGAAATGCTGCTGCAGGTTCACTTAGGCAGTTAGACCCCCGCATAACAGCAATAAGACCTTTGGACATATTTTGCTATGGTATTGGAGCAGTTGAAGGCATTAAGTTTAAAACTCACTGGGAGACATTGCAGACATTAAAGGCGTTTGGCTTTAAGGTAAACCCTCTCATTAAAATATGTAAAGGCATAGATGCGGTCATGGATTACCATAAGGATATGGAGAAAATGAGGGAAAACCTTCCATACGAACTGGACGGCATAGTCATAAAGGTTAATAGTCTTGAACTTCAGGAAAGACTTGGTGTCATAACAAGGAGTCCAAGATGGGCGTTGGCATATAAGTTTAAACCACGGCAGGAGACAACAAGGATTAAGAATATAGAAATAGGGGTTGGGAGAACAGGTGCGCTTACACCTGTTGCAGTAATGGAGCCTGTCGGGCTGGGCGGTGTAACCATAGAAAGGGCAACACTTCATAATCAGGATGAGATAGGTAGAAAGGATATAAGGATTGGTGATACAGTTGTGGTGGAAAGGGCAGGAGATGTTATCCCTGAGGTTGTGATGGTTGTAAAAGATAAGAGGACAGGCAAAGAGGTTGTTTATAAAATCCCTGATAAATGCCCTCTGTGTGGTTCAAGGGTTGAAAGAGTTGGGGCAATACATTTTTGCACAGGCGGACTCTTGTGCCCTGCTCAGGTAAAAGAAACAATAAGGCATTTTGCATCAAAGAGGGCAATGGATATTGAAGGACTCGGTGAAAGGAATATTGAGCAGTTTGTTGATGACGGACTTATAAAAGATGTAGCAGATTTGTATTATCTGAAAAAAGGAGATATTTTAAAACTTGAGAGATGGGCAGAAAAATCTGCAGAGAATCTGATTGATGCTGTTGAAAAGAGCAAGACCCCTGCACTGCCAAGAATTATATACGCCCTCGGCATAAGACAGGTTGGAGAAAGAATGGCACAGATACTGGCAGAAGAGTTTGGAAGTCTGAAGATATTGATGGGCGCTGATAAGGAGCGTCTTTTATCAGTCCGCGACATAGGTCCGGAGACAGCAGAGAGCATCTTTGATTTCTTTCATGAACCACACAATATAAAGGTTATTGAAAATTTAAAAAAAGCAGGAGTAGTATTTCCTGAAATGATAAAAACGGAGGTGCCATCTGGACGTGGGAAACTCTCTGGCAAGACCTTTCTTTTTACAGGCGCTTTAGAATCGTTTTCAAGGGATGAGGCAAGGGAACTGGTAGAAAAACTTGGCGGCAAAACAGCATCAGGTGTAAGCAAAAATATTGACTATGTAGTTGGGGGGAGTGAGCCGGGTTCAAAGTATAATAAGGCAGTAAAACTCGGTTTGAAAATAATAACAGAAGATGAGTTTAAAAACATGATGAAATGA